From a region of the Kaistia sp. 32K genome:
- a CDS encoding tripartite tricarboxylate transporter permease, protein MLIFEQAAALVFQPYVLGVILASAVFGMLVGAIPGLTATMATALLVPMTFFMEPVPAIAAIVTATAMAIFAGDIPAALLRMPGTPANAAYVDDAYKMTHSGRGDEALGAALVFSAIGGLFGSIVLMTLAPALAEVALRFSSEEYFWLVLLGLSCAVFVTPSSPTRGLISLLFGLFIATIGMENPSGEPRFSFGNLELMAGIQFIPAMIGLFAVSEILRSVTATIPRQKIPRSDGHGIFRTQWLNLKKYPVQTARGSITGTALGILPGAGADIAAWISYAISKRFSKQKEKFGKGHVEGLVEAGASNNSAVSGAWIPALVFGIPGDSITAIVIGVLYIKGINPGPTIFINDPQSIYAIFMVFILANLIMLPLGWLAIKGARPILSIPTSVLMPIILIFCIVGAFAINNSMAGVVMMLIFGIIGFFMEENDIPIAPAILGMVLGPMLEQNFITSMIKGDGNFLHFFERPIAGGLGVFTIAIWLVPLAMLLLRRRKKMAVAT, encoded by the coding sequence ATGCTGATCTTTGAACAGGCCGCGGCCCTCGTCTTCCAGCCCTATGTCCTTGGCGTCATCCTGGCGTCCGCCGTGTTCGGCATGCTGGTCGGGGCCATTCCGGGCCTGACCGCCACCATGGCCACGGCGCTTCTGGTGCCGATGACCTTCTTCATGGAGCCGGTGCCGGCGATCGCGGCGATCGTCACCGCCACCGCGATGGCGATCTTCGCCGGCGACATTCCGGCGGCGCTGCTGCGCATGCCCGGCACGCCGGCCAACGCCGCCTATGTCGACGACGCCTACAAGATGACCCATTCCGGACGCGGCGACGAGGCGCTCGGCGCGGCGCTCGTCTTCTCGGCCATCGGCGGGCTGTTCGGCTCGATCGTGCTGATGACGCTGGCGCCGGCGCTGGCCGAGGTGGCGCTCCGCTTCAGCTCGGAAGAGTATTTCTGGCTGGTGCTGCTCGGCCTCTCCTGCGCCGTGTTCGTGACGCCCAGCTCGCCGACGCGCGGGCTGATCTCGCTGCTGTTCGGGCTCTTCATCGCCACCATCGGCATGGAGAACCCCTCGGGTGAACCGCGCTTCTCCTTCGGCAATCTCGAGCTGATGGCCGGCATCCAGTTCATCCCGGCCATGATCGGCCTGTTCGCGGTCTCCGAGATCCTGCGTTCCGTCACCGCGACGATCCCGCGCCAGAAGATCCCGCGCTCCGACGGCCACGGCATCTTCAGGACGCAGTGGCTGAACCTGAAGAAATACCCGGTGCAGACGGCGCGCGGCAGCATCACCGGCACCGCGCTCGGCATCCTGCCCGGCGCCGGCGCCGACATCGCCGCCTGGATCTCCTATGCGATCTCCAAGCGCTTCTCGAAGCAGAAGGAGAAGTTCGGCAAGGGCCATGTCGAGGGCCTGGTCGAGGCGGGCGCCTCGAACAACTCCGCCGTCAGCGGCGCCTGGATCCCGGCGCTCGTCTTCGGCATTCCCGGCGACTCGATCACCGCCATCGTCATCGGCGTGCTCTACATCAAGGGCATCAATCCCGGCCCGACGATCTTCATCAACGACCCGCAGTCGATCTACGCCATCTTCATGGTGTTCATCCTGGCCAACCTGATCATGCTGCCGCTCGGCTGGCTGGCCATCAAGGGCGCGCGGCCGATCCTGTCGATCCCGACCTCGGTGCTGATGCCGATCATCCTGATCTTCTGCATCGTCGGCGCCTTCGCCATCAACAATTCAATGGCCGGCGTCGTGATGATGCTGATCTTCGGCATCATCGGTTTCTTCATGGAAGAGAACGACATCCCGATCGCGCCGGCCATTCTCGGCATGGTGCTGGGGCCGATGCTGGAGCAGAACTTCATCACCTCGATGATCAAGGGCGACGGCAACTTCCTGCACTTCTTCGAGCGGCCGATCGCCGGCGGGCTCGGCGTCTTCACCATCGCCATATGGCTGGTGCCGCTGGCGATGCTGCTGCTGCGCCGGCGGAAAAAGATGGCGGTCGCGACCTGA
- a CDS encoding CbtB domain-containing protein, translating into MTNFSKTAAQATSIAVGGTETDAAARIVPALFAIAFGLVLFVGTGFAAPSLIHNATHDTRHSLGLPCH; encoded by the coding sequence ATGACCAATTTCTCGAAGACCGCTGCCCAGGCGACCTCGATTGCCGTCGGCGGCACGGAGACCGACGCCGCCGCGCGCATCGTGCCGGCGCTGTTCGCGATCGCCTTCGGCCTCGTCCTGTTCGTCGGCACCGGCTTCGCCGCGCCGAGCCTGATCCACAACGCGACGCATGACACACGGCATTCCCTCGGCTTGCCCTGCCACTGA
- a CDS encoding CbtA family protein, whose amino-acid sequence MFKTIILSAFGAGLAVGVALSVVQAVTTEPLILHAETFENAEPATAAAVPHEHAANEAHATEAAAAPAAAEAAAHEHDEDAWSPADGFERSAYTFLANLLVGVGVSAVLLGLMSIRGGQIDARTGVLWGVAGFFAASLLPSLGLSPELPGTAAAEITSRQVWWLSTAAASAIGLALIVFSQSWLLKVAGLVLGVLPHVIGAPVPPTLEASYPAGLGGEFVAASLVVSALLWVLSGLFSGWLYQRLARAA is encoded by the coding sequence ATGTTCAAGACGATCATCCTGAGCGCCTTCGGCGCAGGGCTTGCCGTGGGCGTTGCCCTTTCCGTCGTGCAGGCCGTCACCACCGAGCCGCTGATCCTGCACGCCGAAACATTCGAAAACGCCGAGCCGGCAACGGCCGCCGCCGTGCCGCATGAGCATGCGGCGAACGAGGCGCATGCGACCGAGGCAGCAGCCGCTCCGGCAGCGGCCGAGGCCGCCGCGCATGAGCACGACGAAGACGCCTGGTCGCCTGCCGACGGCTTCGAGCGTTCCGCCTATACCTTCCTCGCCAACCTCCTGGTCGGCGTCGGCGTCTCGGCCGTTCTGCTCGGCCTGATGTCGATCCGCGGCGGACAGATCGACGCCCGCACCGGTGTGCTCTGGGGCGTCGCCGGCTTCTTCGCCGCCTCGCTGTTGCCCTCGCTCGGCCTGTCGCCGGAGCTTCCGGGCACCGCCGCCGCCGAGATCACCTCGCGCCAGGTCTGGTGGCTCTCGACCGCCGCCGCCTCGGCCATCGGTCTCGCACTGATCGTTTTCAGCCAGTCCTGGCTGCTGAAGGTCGCCGGTCTCGTCCTCGGCGTCCTGCCGCATGTCATCGGCGCGCCGGTGCCGCCGACGCTGGAGGCGTCCTATCCGGCCGGTCTCGGCGGCGAGTTCGTTGCGGCATCGCTGGTCGTCAGCGCGCTGCTCTGGGTGCTGTCCGGCCTGTTCTCCGGCTGGCTCTACCAGCGTCTCGCACGGGCCGCATGA
- the cobU gene encoding bifunctional adenosylcobinamide kinase/adenosylcobinamide-phosphate guanylyltransferase, translating to MTTPSARTALILGGARSGKSRFAEAIVSRTGLPATYLATAEIRDAEMQARISTHRERRGGDWTTVEEPLELTDRVAALADPDRVLLVDCLTLWLSNLMEAERDIPAEAARLAEALRGARGPVVLVSNEVGSGIVPMNALARRFADEQGRLNQQIAAAVETVFLVAAGLPVRLKPNPDTEFAL from the coding sequence GTGACCACCCCCTCGGCCCGCACGGCGCTGATCCTCGGCGGCGCCCGCTCCGGCAAGAGCCGCTTCGCCGAGGCGATCGTCTCCCGCACCGGTCTGCCGGCCACCTATCTCGCCACCGCCGAGATCCGCGATGCTGAAATGCAGGCGCGGATCTCGACGCATCGCGAGCGGCGCGGCGGCGACTGGACCACGGTCGAGGAACCGCTGGAGCTGACCGACCGCGTCGCCGCGCTGGCCGATCCCGACCGCGTGCTCCTCGTCGACTGCCTGACGCTCTGGCTCTCCAATCTGATGGAGGCCGAGCGCGACATCCCGGCCGAGGCAGCGCGCCTCGCCGAGGCGCTTCGCGGCGCGCGCGGGCCGGTCGTCCTCGTCTCGAACGAGGTCGGCTCCGGCATCGTGCCGATGAACGCGCTCGCCCGCCGCTTCGCCGACGAGCAGGGGCGGCTGAACCAACAGATCGCCGCCGCCGTCGAAACCGTCTTCCTCGTCGCCGCCGGCCTGCCGGTGCGCCTGAAACCCAATCCCGATACGGAGTTCGCCCTGTGA
- the cobW gene encoding cobalamin biosynthesis protein CobW yields the protein MTARIPATIVTGFLGAGKTTLIRNLIADAKGRRIALIVNEFGDMGFDGSLLSDCGVDDCKPDSIVELTNGCICCTVADDFLPTIEALLARENAPDHIVIETSGLALPQPLVRAFTWPSVRHRVTIDGVITVVDAEAVAAGRFAHDEEAVAAQRAADDSLDHEDPIEELFEDQLSCADLIVFSKTDLVDARQLEEVAEIVARDARKEARVVHATASGLPAEILLGVGAAAEDDAFERKSHHDLEGEEHDHDDFDTFIVDIAEQASIEALASRVRAAMAEANVLRIKGRAAVAGKAAPAVVQAVGPRVDTYFAPGGNAGRLVVIGERGLDRAAIAAHFAG from the coding sequence GTGACCGCCCGCATTCCCGCCACCATCGTCACCGGCTTCCTCGGCGCCGGCAAGACGACGCTGATCCGCAATCTGATCGCCGACGCGAAGGGGCGCCGCATCGCGCTCATCGTCAACGAGTTCGGCGACATGGGCTTTGACGGCTCGCTGCTCTCCGATTGCGGCGTCGACGACTGCAAGCCCGACAGCATCGTCGAGCTCACCAATGGCTGCATCTGCTGCACCGTCGCCGACGACTTCCTGCCGACCATCGAGGCGCTGCTGGCGCGCGAGAACGCGCCGGACCACATCGTCATCGAGACCTCGGGTCTCGCCTTGCCGCAGCCGCTGGTCCGCGCCTTCACCTGGCCGTCCGTGCGCCACCGCGTCACCATCGACGGCGTCATCACGGTTGTCGACGCCGAGGCAGTCGCCGCCGGCCGCTTTGCGCATGACGAGGAAGCCGTCGCCGCCCAGCGCGCCGCCGACGACTCGCTCGACCACGAAGACCCGATCGAGGAGCTGTTCGAAGACCAGCTCTCCTGCGCCGATCTGATCGTCTTCTCCAAGACCGACCTCGTCGACGCCAGGCAGCTCGAGGAGGTCGCCGAGATCGTCGCCCGCGACGCTCGCAAGGAAGCGCGCGTGGTGCATGCGACCGCGAGCGGCCTGCCGGCCGAGATCCTGCTCGGCGTCGGCGCGGCGGCTGAGGACGATGCCTTCGAGCGCAAGAGCCATCACGACCTCGAAGGCGAGGAGCACGACCACGACGATTTCGACACCTTCATTGTCGATATCGCCGAGCAGGCCTCGATCGAGGCGCTGGCGTCGCGCGTCCGCGCCGCTATGGCGGAAGCGAACGTGCTGCGCATCAAGGGCAGGGCGGCTGTCGCCGGCAAGGCGGCGCCGGCCGTCGTGCAGGCGGTCGGCCCGCGCGTCGACACCTATTTCGCCCCCGGCGGCAATGCCGGCCGGCTCGTCGTGATCGGCGAGCGCGGGCTCGACCGCGCCGCCATCGCCGCGCATTTCGCGGGCTAA
- the cobN gene encoding cobaltochelatase subunit CobN, protein MHLVAGEMERIDDGGSAVDLDQSPGDIVILSAADTELAAFAAAFAGAPEGPSLRLANLMQLTHPYSVDLYLEKTVAKAKLVFIRMMGGVGYWPYGLEAIRALSRAGGPQIVVVPGEDRWDPALEAYSTVAPEIAHRLWRYCAEGGAVNIGRGLAYTRHVVDGGEAPPEPQVLPEVGFYRPGEGVVADALRPEDAGRPVAFLTFYRSVIPGGSTEPIDAMVEALDREGIATVAIFASSLKNEEAAAFVDRAFDALDPAIVLNATAFAISRPGRAHEPTVLDRAGKPVLQLVFAGTSREAWLESTRGLGPRDLIMNVVLPEVDGRILTRAVSFKEEVESDGRTDSRIVVYRADRERIAFVAAQAANWVRLAAKTAADRKIALVLSNYPDRDGRLANGVGLDTPESAARIATAMKGAGYALEGFPETGRALMELLLSGPTNALAKRMELREKGSVPSPLPEGEVGPEGRVRGSDLSVEGATPHPPASPSTSPSGRGEEIELSLADYRAFHDALPESVRESLAKRWGEPDADPFFAEGAFRLAIHRFGNVVVGIQPARGYGIDPKATYHDPDLVPTHHYLAFHAWLRTQFGVDAIVHVGKHGNLEWLPGKALGLSNACWPEVILGPTPLIYPFIVNDPGEGAQAKRRASAVVVDHLMPALTRAEAHGAFAEIETLIDEYHLALGADPRRRDHLEREIFDQAVRHGIDRDLGIGRDADAGSALRAIDAHLCEIKELQIRDGLHIFGSSPIDEHRLDTLVAIARVPRSGGRPEDGSLHRAIAADLGLDGFDPLACDLSADWEGTRPDALAGATDAPWRTNGDTVERIEVLAKGIVASALLPPPCGEGWGGGMPGVELNAEEALNSDGLPPLQLSPTRGVGAPAPGPATAPVLDWIVQELAPALDRCGTEEIAAVLTALDGRFVPPGPSGAPSRGRPDVLPTGKNFYSVDTRAVPTAAAWRIGKAAAEALVLRYMQDEGEWLRSVAISAWGTANMRTGGDDIAQVLALIGAEPVWEAGTGRVTGFRVLTLSELKRPRVDVTLRISGMFRDAFPEQIDLIDSAIRAVAARDEPADANPIAAAHGAGQDLARIFGSKPGSYGAGLQAMIDERIWDSRADLAEAFLAWSSFAYGGGAEGEAAGDRLKARLAATDAVLHNQDNREHDILDSDDYYQFQGGLSATIETLKGAAPRLYHGDHSRPETPVVRPLAEEIGRVVRGRAVNPKWIAGCMRHGYKGAFEMAATLDYLFAFAATTHAVGDHHFDALYDAYIADDDVRAFIADANEPALAEMADRFLEAMERGLWSPRANSAYQRLAALASRRDARKEFA, encoded by the coding sequence ATGCATCTTGTCGCCGGAGAGATGGAGCGGATCGACGATGGCGGCAGCGCCGTCGATCTCGACCAGTCGCCCGGCGACATCGTCATCCTGTCGGCCGCCGATACGGAGCTCGCCGCCTTCGCGGCGGCCTTCGCTGGCGCGCCGGAAGGGCCGTCGCTGCGCCTCGCCAATCTGATGCAGCTGACGCATCCCTATTCGGTCGATCTCTATCTGGAGAAGACGGTCGCCAAGGCGAAGCTCGTCTTCATCCGGATGATGGGCGGCGTCGGCTACTGGCCCTACGGGCTGGAGGCAATCCGGGCGCTCTCGCGCGCCGGCGGACCTCAAATCGTGGTGGTCCCCGGCGAGGATCGCTGGGATCCGGCGCTCGAGGCCTATTCGACTGTGGCGCCCGAGATCGCGCACAGGCTCTGGCGCTATTGCGCCGAGGGCGGCGCGGTCAATATCGGCCGCGGGCTCGCCTATACCAGACACGTCGTCGACGGGGGAGAAGCGCCGCCGGAGCCGCAGGTTCTGCCCGAGGTCGGTTTCTACCGGCCGGGCGAGGGTGTCGTCGCGGACGCGCTGCGGCCGGAAGACGCCGGCCGGCCGGTGGCGTTCCTCACCTTCTATCGTTCGGTCATTCCCGGCGGCTCGACCGAGCCGATCGACGCCATGGTGGAAGCGCTCGATCGCGAAGGCATCGCCACGGTGGCGATCTTCGCCTCCAGCCTCAAGAACGAGGAAGCGGCGGCCTTCGTCGACAGAGCTTTCGACGCGCTGGATCCCGCCATCGTGCTCAATGCCACCGCCTTCGCCATCTCGCGCCCCGGTCGGGCGCATGAGCCGACCGTGCTCGACCGCGCCGGCAAGCCGGTGCTGCAACTCGTCTTCGCCGGCACCAGCCGCGAGGCGTGGCTCGAATCCACGCGCGGTCTCGGCCCGCGCGATCTGATCATGAATGTCGTGCTGCCGGAGGTGGATGGCCGGATCCTGACCCGCGCCGTCTCGTTCAAGGAAGAGGTCGAAAGCGACGGCCGGACCGACAGCCGCATCGTCGTCTATCGCGCCGACCGTGAGCGCATCGCGTTCGTCGCGGCGCAGGCGGCGAACTGGGTCCGGCTTGCCGCGAAGACTGCCGCCGACCGCAAGATCGCGCTCGTGCTCTCCAACTATCCCGACCGTGACGGCCGCCTCGCCAACGGCGTCGGCCTCGACACGCCGGAAAGCGCGGCTCGGATTGCCACCGCCATGAAGGGCGCGGGCTATGCGCTGGAGGGCTTTCCGGAGACGGGCAGGGCGCTGATGGAGCTCCTGCTCTCCGGCCCGACCAACGCGCTGGCGAAGCGGATGGAGCTTCGGGAAAAGGGGTCCGTTCCTTCACCTCTCCCCGAGGGAGAGGTCGGCCCGGAGGGCCGGGTGAGGGGTTCAGACCTATCCGTTGAAGGCGCAACCCCTCACCCGCCGGCTTCGCCGTCGACCTCTCCCTCTGGGAGAGGTGAAGAGATCGAGCTTTCCCTCGCCGACTACCGCGCCTTCCACGACGCGCTGCCGGAATCCGTGCGCGAAAGCCTCGCCAAGCGCTGGGGCGAGCCCGACGCCGACCCCTTCTTCGCCGAAGGCGCCTTCCGGCTTGCCATTCATCGCTTCGGCAATGTCGTGGTCGGCATCCAGCCGGCGCGCGGCTATGGCATCGATCCCAAGGCGACCTATCACGATCCCGACCTCGTGCCGACGCACCACTATCTCGCCTTCCATGCGTGGCTGCGGACGCAGTTCGGCGTCGATGCGATCGTGCATGTCGGCAAGCACGGCAATCTCGAATGGCTGCCGGGCAAGGCGCTCGGCCTGTCGAATGCCTGCTGGCCGGAGGTCATTCTCGGCCCGACGCCGCTGATCTATCCCTTCATCGTCAACGATCCCGGCGAGGGCGCGCAGGCAAAGCGCCGCGCCTCGGCCGTCGTCGTCGACCATCTCATGCCGGCGCTGACGCGGGCCGAGGCGCATGGCGCCTTCGCCGAGATCGAGACGCTGATCGACGAGTACCATCTGGCGCTCGGCGCCGATCCGCGCCGGCGCGACCATCTCGAACGCGAAATTTTTGATCAGGCGGTGCGCCACGGCATCGACCGCGATCTCGGCATCGGTCGCGACGCCGACGCCGGCAGCGCGCTCCGCGCCATCGACGCGCATCTCTGCGAGATCAAGGAACTGCAGATCCGCGACGGGCTGCACATCTTCGGAAGTTCTCCGATCGACGAGCACCGCCTCGATACGCTTGTTGCGATCGCCCGCGTGCCGCGTTCCGGCGGGCGCCCGGAAGACGGCTCGCTGCACCGCGCGATCGCTGCCGATCTCGGCCTCGACGGTTTCGACCCGCTCGCCTGCGATCTCTCGGCCGACTGGGAGGGCACGAGGCCGGACGCGCTTGCCGGCGCAACCGATGCGCCGTGGCGCACCAATGGCGACACGGTCGAGCGGATCGAGGTCCTGGCAAAGGGAATCGTCGCCTCAGCCCTTCTCCCTCCCCCTTGTGGGGAGGGTTGGGGAGGGGGAATGCCGGGCGTAGAGCTCAATGCTGAGGAAGCGCTCAATTCGGATGGGCTCCCCCCACTCCAACTCTCCCCCACAAGGGGTGTGGGAGCGCCGGCGCCGGGCCCTGCCACGGCGCCCGTGCTCGACTGGATCGTGCAGGAACTGGCCCCGGCGCTAGACCGTTGCGGAACGGAAGAAATCGCCGCCGTGCTGACGGCGCTCGATGGGCGCTTCGTGCCGCCCGGCCCCTCCGGCGCGCCGTCGCGCGGACGGCCGGACGTGCTGCCGACGGGCAAGAACTTCTATTCGGTCGACACGAGGGCCGTGCCGACCGCTGCCGCCTGGCGGATCGGCAAGGCCGCTGCCGAGGCGCTGGTGCTGCGCTACATGCAGGACGAGGGCGAGTGGCTGCGCTCCGTGGCGATCTCCGCCTGGGGCACCGCCAACATGCGCACCGGCGGCGACGACATCGCGCAGGTGCTCGCTCTGATCGGCGCCGAGCCGGTCTGGGAAGCGGGCACCGGTCGCGTCACCGGGTTTCGCGTGCTCACGCTTTCCGAGCTGAAGCGCCCCCGCGTCGACGTCACGCTGCGGATTTCCGGCATGTTCCGTGACGCCTTCCCGGAGCAGATCGACCTGATCGATTCCGCCATCCGCGCCGTCGCCGCGCGCGACGAGCCGGCGGACGCCAATCCGATCGCGGCCGCCCATGGCGCGGGCCAGGACCTCGCCCGCATCTTCGGCTCGAAGCCCGGTTCCTATGGCGCCGGCCTGCAGGCGATGATCGACGAGAGAATCTGGGACAGCCGCGCCGATCTCGCGGAAGCCTTCCTCGCTTGGTCGAGCTTCGCCTATGGCGGCGGCGCCGAGGGCGAGGCGGCCGGCGACCGCCTGAAGGCGCGGCTCGCCGCGACCGACGCCGTCCTGCACAATCAGGACAATCGCGAGCACGACATTCTCGACAGCGACGATTACTACCAGTTCCAGGGCGGCCTCTCGGCGACGATCGAGACGCTGAAGGGCGCGGCGCCCCGGCTGTATCACGGTGATCATTCCCGACCCGAAACACCCGTGGTGCGGCCGCTGGCGGAAGAGATCGGCCGTGTCGTGCGCGGGCGGGCGGTCAATCCGAAATGGATCGCCGGCTGCATGCGGCACGGCTACAAGGGCGCCTTCGAGATGGCGGCGACGCTCGACTATCTCTTCGCCTTCGCCGCGACGACGCACGCGGTTGGCGATCACCATTTCGATGCGCTCTACGACGCCTATATTGCCGATGACGACGTGCGCGCCTTCATCGCCGACGCCAATGAACCCGCGCTCGCCGAAATGGCGGACCGCTTTCTCGAAGCCATGGAACGCGGCCTCTGGTCGCCGCGCGCCAACAGCGCCTATCAACGGCTGGCAGCGCTTGCTTCCCGCCGCGACGCCCGAAAGGAATTCGCATGA
- the cobO gene encoding cob(I)yrinic acid a,c-diamide adenosyltransferase, with protein sequence MTIEMTEEELNARHAEKMRKKKVVRDKILASKNVEKGLVIVHTGKGKGKSTAAFGMVFRSLGHGLPVAVVQFVKGAIDTGERMALERFGDLVSINRLGEGFTWETQDRQRDIAAARHAWETAKELIKSGAYHLVLLDELNIVLRYDYLPLAEVLEFLTTEKPADVHVVITGRNAPEGLIEIADLVTEMELIKHPFRSGVKAQQGIEF encoded by the coding sequence ATGACGATCGAAATGACCGAAGAGGAACTGAACGCCCGTCACGCGGAGAAGATGCGCAAGAAGAAGGTCGTGCGCGACAAGATCCTCGCCTCGAAGAACGTCGAGAAGGGGCTCGTCATCGTCCATACCGGCAAGGGCAAGGGCAAGTCGACCGCCGCCTTCGGCATGGTGTTCCGCTCGCTCGGCCACGGCCTGCCGGTCGCCGTGGTGCAATTCGTGAAGGGCGCGATCGATACGGGCGAGCGCATGGCGCTGGAGCGCTTCGGCGACCTCGTCTCGATCAACCGCCTCGGCGAGGGCTTCACCTGGGAAACGCAGGACCGCCAGCGCGACATCGCCGCCGCCCGCCATGCCTGGGAGACTGCGAAGGAGCTGATCAAGAGTGGCGCGTATCATCTCGTCCTGCTCGATGAGCTCAACATCGTGCTGCGTTACGACTATCTGCCGCTCGCCGAGGTGCTCGAATTCCTCACCACCGAGAAGCCGGCCGACGTGCATGTCGTCATCACCGGCCGCAACGCCCCGGAAGGCCTGATCGAGATCGCCGACCTCGTCACCGAGATGGAGCTGATCAAGCACCCGTTCCGCTCCGGCGTGAAGGCGCAGCAGGGCATCGAGTTTTGA
- a CDS encoding cobyric acid synthase, with protein sequence MTAAIMFQGTGSNVGKSVLVAGLARLYARKGIRVAPFKPQNMSNNAAVTADGGEIGRAQALQARAAGLEPTVHMNPVLLKPESDTGSQIILQGRRFGTMRAREYGKRKAELLPSILESFERLGRNADLILVEGAGSPAEINLRSGDIANMGFAEAADLPVILIGDIDRGGVIASLVGTRAVLPQADRERIKAFLVNKMRGDIRLFDDGVAAVRAATGWPSLGVVPWFAEAHRLPAEDILDLSGGSARAGTLTIAVPVLPRIANFDDLDPLALEPGVSVVMVRAGEPIPVCDVILIPGSKSTIADLAFVRAQGWDIDILAHRRRGGRVIGLCGGYQMLGRTISDPDGLEGPAGSVPGLGLLDVETILAADKTTAPFSGRDAASGLAVSGYEIHLGRTDGPDRARPWLERAGAGEGAVSPDRRVRGSYVHGLFGDDAFRRDFLVKIGAEPSDLTYEIEVDRVLDRLADHLEEHVDTDAILRYAARARA encoded by the coding sequence ATGACCGCCGCCATCATGTTCCAGGGCACCGGCTCGAATGTCGGCAAGTCGGTGCTCGTTGCCGGCCTGGCGCGGCTCTATGCGCGCAAAGGCATCCGCGTCGCGCCGTTCAAGCCGCAGAACATGTCGAACAACGCCGCCGTGACGGCGGATGGCGGCGAGATCGGCCGGGCGCAGGCGCTGCAGGCGCGCGCCGCCGGGCTGGAACCGACGGTCCACATGAACCCGGTGCTGCTGAAGCCCGAGAGCGATACCGGCTCGCAGATCATCCTGCAGGGTCGCCGCTTCGGTACGATGCGGGCTCGCGAATACGGCAAGCGGAAAGCCGAGCTGCTGCCGAGCATCCTCGAAAGCTTCGAGCGGCTCGGGCGAAATGCCGATCTGATCCTGGTCGAAGGCGCCGGCAGCCCGGCCGAAATCAACCTCAGGTCCGGCGATATCGCCAATATGGGCTTCGCCGAAGCCGCCGACCTGCCGGTGATCCTGATCGGCGATATCGATCGGGGCGGCGTCATTGCCAGCCTCGTCGGCACGCGCGCCGTGCTGCCGCAGGCCGACCGTGAGCGGATCAAGGCGTTTCTCGTCAACAAGATGCGCGGCGATATCAGGCTGTTCGACGACGGCGTCGCCGCCGTGCGCGCCGCCACCGGCTGGCCGTCGCTCGGCGTCGTGCCCTGGTTTGCCGAGGCGCACCGCCTACCGGCGGAGGACATCCTCGACCTCTCCGGCGGCAGCGCGCGCGCCGGCACGCTGACGATCGCCGTGCCGGTGCTGCCGCGCATCGCCAATTTCGACGATCTCGACCCGCTGGCGCTGGAGCCCGGCGTCTCCGTGGTGATGGTCCGGGCCGGCGAACCCATCCCGGTCTGCGACGTGATCCTGATCCCCGGCTCGAAATCGACCATCGCCGATCTCGCCTTCGTGCGCGCGCAGGGGTGGGACATCGACATCCTGGCGCATCGACGGCGTGGCGGCCGTGTCATCGGCCTCTGCGGCGGCTACCAGATGCTGGGACGGACGATTTCGGATCCGGACGGCCTTGAAGGCCCGGCGGGGAGCGTGCCCGGGCTCGGCCTGCTCGATGTCGAGACCATCCTCGCCGCTGACAAGACGACGGCGCCGTTCTCCGGCCGCGACGCCGCGTCAGGCCTGGCCGTCTCCGGCTACGAGATCCATCTCGGCCGCACCGACGGGCCGGATCGTGCCCGTCCCTGGCTGGAGCGCGCGGGTGCCGGCGAGGGCGCCGTCTCGCCGGATAGGCGCGTGCGCGGCAGCTATGTGCACGGCCTCTTCGGCGACGATGCGTTCCGGCGCGATTTCCTCGTCAAGATCGGCGCGGAACCCTCGGATCTCACATACGAAATCGAGGTCGACCGGGTGCTGGACAGGCTCGCCGATCATCTCGAGGAACACGTCGATACCGACGCCATCCTCAGGTATGCAGCCAGAGCCAGAGCATGA